In Bacillota bacterium, one DNA window encodes the following:
- a CDS encoding TIM barrel protein, protein MAFKQSFSWWCFAGRPDIGGDAAKLLQGAKSIGYDGVDLAPTEILDMVKEHGLEIASYVGHASLTDGLNRRENHQRIAEELHRNIELAKKYGIPNLVCFSGNRNGLDDERGAENTAEGLKLVAKAAEEAGVMLVVELLNSKVDHKDYQCDRTAWGVKVCQMVGSPAVKLLYDIYHMQIMEGDIIRTIRQNIQWIGHMHTAGNPGRNDMDETQELYYPAIARAIQETGYDRWVGHEFIPKGNDTFAALRHAYELFRV, encoded by the coding sequence ATGGCGTTCAAACAGTCGTTCTCGTGGTGGTGCTTTGCCGGGCGACCAGATATCGGTGGCGATGCCGCGAAGTTGCTCCAAGGGGCAAAATCCATCGGATACGATGGGGTCGACCTCGCCCCGACCGAGATACTGGATATGGTCAAGGAGCACGGGCTGGAAATAGCCAGCTATGTGGGGCACGCCTCGCTGACCGATGGGCTGAATCGGCGCGAAAACCATCAACGCATCGCCGAGGAACTGCACCGCAACATCGAACTGGCGAAGAAGTATGGCATCCCCAATCTGGTATGCTTCTCGGGCAACCGCAACGGGCTGGACGATGAGCGCGGCGCGGAAAACACCGCTGAGGGACTGAAACTGGTCGCCAAAGCGGCGGAAGAGGCTGGGGTGATGCTGGTGGTGGAGCTGCTCAACTCCAAAGTCGACCACAAGGACTATCAATGCGACCGCACTGCATGGGGCGTGAAGGTGTGCCAGATGGTGGGTTCGCCCGCGGTGAAGCTGCTGTACGACATCTATCACATGCAGATTATGGAAGGCGATATCATCCGCACCATCCGCCAGAACATTCAGTGGATCGGGCACATGCACACCGCTGGCAACCCCGGGCGCAACGATATGGACGAGACGCAGGAGCTGTACTACCCCGCCATCGCCCGCGCCATCCAGGAGACGGGCTACGACCGCTGGGTAGGGCACGAGTTCATCCCCAAGGGCAACGATACCTTCGCCGCCCTGCGCCACGCCTACGAGCTGTTCCGGGTGTAA
- a CDS encoding cytochrome b N-terminal domain-containing protein yields MLRKLLDWLERETGVISAWGRFWAQPLPQGVGWWHIFGALTLITLVILFLTGGALMFYYSPTPDQAYASVQYIEHYLPAGQFIRALHYWAARLIVLLVIIHIVRVFLWGAYKRPRQMIWVSGVLLLLVVIGFGLTGYALPWDQKAYWGTVVRLKIAEGIPLIGPSVAAFLRGGDTVGAVTLMRFFVLHVFVLPALVFLLTAWHVIQVRRLGVTPPGVQVTEEASVPHTQMLYPDHTARIAVGALILSVLLIGLSLRFPAPLEPRANPLDTAYKPHPDFYVLWMHELVNLFPPHLEFVGSFVLPTILLLLLLVVPFVERNPERQPRKRLKALSAGTLVLLAIVALNVKGMEALPQPERLSPLEQRGQQIFVELKCYSCHGINGGGGPVGPDLGLGGKRDPEMVRALLRNPSAHNAHTIMPAYQLPREQEDALVAYIVSIGPNSKMPPIPPTEPEKPASHFEENWFVNHKFEVRKDPGSCSDCHKPFFCQACHQNRRPSSHDAQWLKFHFGNAAERPEMCATCHSPDYCETCHKVMRHDTQWLRQHGAKLNELGDKMRWSGETMRQLCSHCHTPQSCQNCHGVPMPHPEGWDEKHAQVGHQNPALCQRCHNFQSDTCQTCHQMRPSSHTEDFRKEHPRRITDSGASCQVCHGRNACMDCHKVPMPHPPDFGESHAKLGQQRGWKGYTGVKKLQAAQCATCHDVKYCNQCHQP; encoded by the coding sequence ATGTTGCGCAAGCTGCTTGACTGGCTGGAGCGGGAGACCGGCGTTATCAGCGCCTGGGGGCGTTTCTGGGCGCAGCCTCTGCCCCAAGGGGTAGGCTGGTGGCACATCTTCGGGGCGTTGACGCTGATAACACTGGTCATACTGTTCCTCACTGGCGGCGCGCTGATGTTCTACTATAGTCCTACCCCAGACCAGGCCTACGCTTCGGTGCAATATATCGAACATTATTTGCCTGCCGGACAGTTCATCCGCGCCCTGCACTACTGGGCAGCACGGCTTATCGTGCTGCTGGTGATCATCCATATCGTCCGGGTGTTTCTGTGGGGAGCCTACAAGCGTCCCCGCCAGATGATATGGGTTAGCGGAGTGTTGCTGCTGTTAGTGGTCATTGGCTTTGGATTAACCGGCTATGCGCTGCCGTGGGACCAAAAGGCGTATTGGGGCACGGTGGTGCGTCTGAAGATTGCCGAGGGCATCCCACTGATTGGCCCGTCCGTGGCTGCCTTTCTGCGTGGCGGCGACACGGTGGGCGCGGTCACCCTGATGCGTTTCTTTGTGTTGCACGTGTTTGTGCTGCCTGCGCTGGTCTTCCTGCTGACTGCATGGCATGTGATACAGGTGCGCCGTCTGGGGGTAACGCCACCGGGTGTGCAGGTTACTGAGGAAGCCAGTGTGCCGCACACGCAAATGCTATACCCCGACCACACCGCTCGTATTGCCGTGGGAGCCCTCATCCTCTCGGTGTTGCTCATCGGGCTATCGTTGCGGTTCCCTGCGCCGCTCGAGCCGCGTGCGAATCCCTTAGACACGGCATACAAGCCACATCCCGATTTTTATGTGCTATGGATGCACGAGCTGGTCAACCTCTTCCCGCCTCATTTAGAGTTCGTGGGCTCGTTTGTGTTGCCGACCATCCTGCTGCTGTTGCTGCTTGTGGTGCCTTTTGTGGAGCGCAATCCCGAGCGTCAACCGAGGAAGCGACTGAAGGCACTGAGTGCAGGTACTTTGGTACTGCTGGCGATCGTCGCGCTTAACGTGAAGGGGATGGAAGCCCTGCCGCAGCCAGAGCGGCTGTCCCCTCTGGAGCAGCGCGGGCAGCAGATTTTTGTGGAGCTGAAGTGCTACTCCTGTCACGGCATCAACGGCGGCGGCGGGCCCGTAGGGCCCGACCTGGGTCTGGGAGGCAAACGCGACCCGGAGATGGTGCGTGCCCTGCTGCGCAACCCGTCCGCCCATAACGCCCATACTATCATGCCTGCCTACCAGCTGCCCAGGGAACAGGAAGATGCGCTGGTGGCATATATCGTCAGCATCGGCCCAAACTCCAAAATGCCGCCCATTCCGCCGACGGAGCCCGAGAAACCTGCTTCGCACTTCGAGGAGAACTGGTTCGTGAACCACAAGTTCGAGGTGCGCAAAGACCCCGGCAGCTGTAGCGACTGTCATAAGCCGTTCTTCTGTCAGGCATGCCATCAGAACCGCCGCCCCAGCTCACACGATGCCCAGTGGCTGAAGTTCCACTTTGGCAACGCCGCCGAGCGACCGGAGATGTGCGCCACCTGTCACTCACCGGACTACTGTGAGACCTGCCACAAGGTCATGCGCCACGATACCCAGTGGTTGCGACAGCATGGGGCGAAGTTGAACGAGCTGGGCGACAAAATGCGTTGGTCGGGAGAGACCATGAGGCAGCTGTGCAGTCACTGCCACACGCCGCAGTCGTGCCAGAACTGTCACGGCGTACCGATGCCACATCCCGAAGGCTGGGACGAGAAGCACGCGCAGGTCGGGCATCAGAACCCGGCGCTGTGCCAGCGGTGCCACAACTTCCAGTCCGACACCTGCCAGACCTGCCACCAGATGCGCCCCTCCTCCCACACGGAGGACTTCCGCAAGGAGCATCCCCGCCGCATCACCGATAGTGGCGCGAGCTGTCAGGTGTGTCACGGGCGCAACGCCTGCATGGACTGCCACAAGGTGCCCATGCCGCATCCGCCAGATTTTGGCGAGTCGCACGCTAAACTGGGGCAACAGCGGGGCTGGAAAGGTTACACTGGAGTGAAGAAGCTGCAGGCAGCGCAGTGCGCTACCTGCCATGATGTCAAATACTGTAATCAGTGCCATCAACCGTAG
- a CDS encoding carbohydrate ABC transporter permease encodes MKTFQRVARFVVNLSLLAFAALTLTPMVWLLAATLKSPDDLFSYTFFAPRLSTYNFRDLFSTVPFHRYMINSIFVASTMVIVQLFFSSLAGFALAKYDFKGKKPIMILMLSTMMLPSQVLMAPLYELIYRMGLVDSYAGLVVPGAVSVFGIFLFRQSILQVPDELLHAARIDGCSEFRIYWDIVMPVSRPMIGAFCLISFMGTWNSFLWPQIILHKTERFTLPIALNQLVGLYQQQYGTLMAGTLLSVLPVIILFMLLQKEFIAGLTAGAVKG; translated from the coding sequence ATGAAGACTTTTCAGCGAGTCGCTCGCTTCGTGGTCAACCTGTCTCTGCTGGCTTTTGCCGCCCTGACGCTGACGCCGATGGTGTGGCTGCTGGCGGCAACGCTCAAATCGCCCGATGACCTGTTCAGCTACACCTTCTTCGCGCCACGCCTCAGCACCTATAACTTCCGCGACCTGTTCAGCACCGTACCCTTCCACCGCTATATGATAAACAGCATCTTCGTTGCCAGCACGATGGTCATTGTGCAGCTGTTCTTCTCCTCGCTGGCGGGCTTCGCGCTGGCAAAGTACGACTTCAAAGGTAAAAAGCCCATCATGATTCTGATGCTTTCCACCATGATGTTGCCCAGTCAGGTGTTGATGGCGCCGCTGTACGAACTCATCTACCGAATGGGGCTGGTGGACAGCTACGCAGGGCTGGTAGTGCCCGGCGCGGTCAGCGTGTTCGGCATCTTCCTGTTCCGTCAATCCATCCTGCAAGTACCCGATGAGCTGCTCCACGCGGCGCGAATCGACGGATGCTCGGAGTTCCGTATCTACTGGGACATCGTGATGCCTGTCTCCCGCCCGATGATTGGCGCGTTTTGCCTCATCAGCTTTATGGGTACATGGAACAGCTTCCTCTGGCCCCAGATCATCCTGCACAAGACCGAACGGTTCACCCTGCCCATCGCGCTGAACCAGCTGGTGGGGTTATATCAACAACAGTACGGCACGCTGATGGCGGGCACTTTGCTGAGCGTGCTACCGGTGATTATCCTCTTCATGTTACTGCAGAAGGAGTTCATTGCGGGACTGACCGCCGGAGCCGTCAAGGGGTAA
- a CDS encoding ubiquinol-cytochrome c reductase iron-sulfur subunit, translating into MEQQVTRRQWLAFLVKALGTVLAFAYGIPVLAMVIVPAFRKQKSPWIKVGEIKEFPAGEPKAVTLSYQRRDGWVIRTVRSTVYVVNGTDGSLKVLSNICTHASCAVRWEASKSAFYCPCHVAYFDADGKVIQGPPPRPLVQYPYKVEGGSLYVRLDNV; encoded by the coding sequence ATGGAACAGCAAGTCACACGCCGTCAGTGGCTGGCATTTCTGGTGAAAGCATTGGGAACTGTTTTGGCATTCGCGTATGGCATTCCCGTGCTGGCGATGGTGATTGTTCCTGCCTTTCGCAAACAAAAGTCGCCATGGATTAAGGTTGGCGAAATCAAAGAGTTTCCTGCAGGCGAACCCAAAGCGGTGACCCTGAGCTATCAGCGACGGGATGGCTGGGTTATCCGCACCGTTCGCAGCACAGTGTATGTGGTAAACGGCACAGATGGCTCGCTCAAGGTGCTTTCCAATATCTGTACTCACGCCAGCTGCGCGGTGCGCTGGGAAGCAAGTAAGAGCGCCTTCTACTGCCCGTGCCACGTCGCGTATTTCGACGCGGATGGTAAGGTGATACAGGGTCCGCCCCCACGCCCTCTGGTGCAGTACCCGTACAAGGTGGAAGGTGGCTCGCTGTATGTGCGCCTGGATAACGTATAG